The stretch of DNA TCCATATAGACGTAAAGACCACCGGTATGCGGCATTTGTGCACCAACTTCGGCGATCGTTAAGCCGGCCGTTAAAGTGATTAGCCCCCCTAACAACCAAGCTAATAACGCATTGGTGGTGGAACCGGCACTATCTAAAACGGATGATTGTTTGAAAAAAATCCCGGAGCCAATCACGGTTCCGACGACGAGCGATAACGCGGACCAAAAGCCTAACGAACGGTTAAGCTTGGTCTCTGATTTAGCGGTTGGCATAGTTGGAAATCCTCACTTTCGCTGAGCAACACGATTAAATTGAATGATTTTAGCATACCAGAATTTCCGGTGACTAGCAATTGTAAAAACCTCGAAATAAGACCATTTATCGTTAAATTACGAACTTATTTTAAATGTGAACACTTTAAAGTTCGACATTTGCGATAAAGCCAACAAAAGCAATCAGCAATGTTCGCTATATATTAAAATAATTATATTGACATTATGTGCACTTCTCTTTGGCAGCCGTGGGTAAGACGGGTATAATGCTAGAGTACGAGAGCGAGGAAGAGAAATGGTAATTGCAATTGTGACGATCCTGACACTTAGCAGTGTGGGGTTATTTGGTTTGCTGATCCGTGGCGCTCGGCAGCGTCATTATCGGCCAACGATGCGAAATTTTGGCATTGGTTTTTTAATTGGTGGGGTGACCGACTTTCTAGATACCTTGGGAATCGGTAGTTTTGTGACATCAACCGCCATTTTTCAGGCGAGTCATTATTTAAATGATGAACGGCAGTTGCCAGGAACATTGAATACGATGCACGCGATTCCGACGGCATTTGAGGCCATCTTTTTTGTGACGGCCGTCAATGTAGAGCCACTAACACTCATGAGTTTAGTCCTCGCAGCGGCAGTCGGGGCAGTGCTTGGTAGCGAAATTATGGTAAAACTCAATCAACGGCGCATTCAGCTGATTATGGCGGCCGCATTAATTGTGACGGCACTTTTGATGGCGGCTAAATTAGTGGGGTGGGTGACCTTACTCGGCGTTGCTAATCACGCCACTGGATTACGTGGCTGGCCATTGGTTATTGGTGTGGTTGGTAACTTTATTTTAGGCTTATTAATGGCTGCGGGCGTGGGATTATATGCGCCGTGCATGGTGATGGTATACTTTTTAGGACTCACACCGATTGCGGCGTTTCCCATTATGATGTTGTCATGCGCGCTGTTGATGCCGAGTTCTGCCGTCAACTTTATTCGTCGTGACCGGGTCGACTACCGTGGTATCTTCGGCATCATTGTTGGGGGTAGCTTAGGCGTGGTGATTGCGGCGACCGTTGTCAAGTCTTTGTCGATGACGATGATCAGTTGGCTAATTGTGTTAGTCAGTCTTTGGACTGCGCAGTCGCTATGGCGCGCCGCGATTCGGCAAAAACGAGTGATTAATTAAACAGAGGTGTGCTTAAAAGGTCGAATGATTGCTACTTTCAATTGTGCGACCTTTTTAGCGTTAAGTGACGTCACGGCGTTGGGTACGATCAGTTATGAAGTATTGCTCAATTATACAGCTAGCTGTATAATTTAATTGAGGTGAGCTAGCGTGGAAAATGATGAAATGGTTGCCCAACAGGTTTTACGGTTGGCGCGACAAATTACTAAACGACGTAATCACCATATTCGTGATCTGGATTTAACGACGGAACAGGCGGATGCGTTGCGCTTTTTTGAGGAACGACCGGATCGTTCAATCACGGCGTTTAAAACGGTTCAAGGCATTACCCACCAAACGGCCCGGTTGATTGTGCAACGGTTGGCTAAGCGGGGACTGGTTCAATTAGTGACTAGCTCGACGGATGCGCGCATGAAGCAGGTCGAATTAACGCCTGCCGGTAAACAAAAGCGACAACAGTTGCAGCAGCATGGTTGGCAGACCAGTGCGGATTTATTTGATCACTTTTCCGAAGCAGAGCAGCAACAACTCTTAAACTTTCTCCAACGAGCAAATCATAATTTAGAAAGTGACAAAGTACAATGAAAACAAGTTTATATACGAAAGATGTCAAGCTGGTATTGGCAGCCAGTTTCTTCTACT from Lactiplantibacillus brownii encodes:
- a CDS encoding MarR family winged helix-turn-helix transcriptional regulator, whose product is MENDEMVAQQVLRLARQITKRRNHHIRDLDLTTEQADALRFFEERPDRSITAFKTVQGITHQTARLIVQRLAKRGLVQLVTSSTDARMKQVELTPAGKQKRQQLQQHGWQTSADLFDHFSEAEQQQLLNFLQRANHNLESDKVQ
- a CDS encoding sulfite exporter TauE/SafE family protein; this encodes MVIAIVTILTLSSVGLFGLLIRGARQRHYRPTMRNFGIGFLIGGVTDFLDTLGIGSFVTSTAIFQASHYLNDERQLPGTLNTMHAIPTAFEAIFFVTAVNVEPLTLMSLVLAAAVGAVLGSEIMVKLNQRRIQLIMAAALIVTALLMAAKLVGWVTLLGVANHATGLRGWPLVIGVVGNFILGLLMAAGVGLYAPCMVMVYFLGLTPIAAFPIMMLSCALLMPSSAVNFIRRDRVDYRGIFGIIVGGSLGVVIAATVVKSLSMTMISWLIVLVSLWTAQSLWRAAIRQKRVIN